One window of Raphanus sativus cultivar WK10039 unplaced genomic scaffold, ASM80110v3 Scaffold0132, whole genome shotgun sequence genomic DNA carries:
- the LOC108847396 gene encoding glucosidase 2 subunit beta, with amino-acid sequence MRVVAALSSSVSVSLRLSILLLLASAIRSSSSPLNDPFLGISPQDEKYYKSSSEIKCKDGSKRFTIAQLNDDFCDCPDGTDEPGTSACPNGKFYCRNAGHSPLVLFSSRVNDGICDCCDGSDEYGGNVTCPNTCWEAGKAARESLKKKIETYKQGLVVRRKEIEQAKVGLEKDGAELKKLKGEEKILKGLVEQLKERKEEIEKVEGKERLQKEKEEKERKDAELAAQPGKGDSEEVKADDNEKVEGSTDGEEEMPGAYQDSEDLDENEHHDEIGNYKDFPTDEEPAADTEPTSILEEATHTNPADEHVVETKKESPSSEDSISDGSENDASTKKDDSVSEKKEELSKEELGRLVASRWTGEKSDKPTEADDISKADDQENHEHTPTTPHEVDEDDGFVSDGDEDTADEGKYSDHEPEDDSYEEEHRHDSTSSYKSDAEDDLDLSEMATSNPTWLEKIQKTVKNILQAVNLIQTTPVDKSEADRVRKEYDESSSKLNKIQSRVSSLEKKLKQDFGPEKEFYSFHGRCFESKQGKYTYKVCGYKEATQEEGHSKTRLGEWEKFENSYQFMTYTNGDKCWNGPDRSLKIKLRCGLKNELMDVDEPSRCEYAAVLSTPARCLEDKLKELEQKLEKLMSQDQPHSHDEL; translated from the exons ATGAGAGTAGTAGCTGCTTTGTCTTCCTCCGTCTCCGTCTCTTTGCGACTAtccattcttcttctccttgctTCTGCCATCAGATCGAGCTCTTCTCCATTGAACGATCCGTTTCTCGGCATTTCTCCTCAAG ATGAGAAGTATTACAAATCATCTTCTGAGATCAAGTGTAAGGATGGATCAAAGAGATTCACGATAGCTCAACTTAACGACGATTTCTGCGATTGCCCTGACGGAACTGACGAGCCAG GTACCTCAGCTTGTCCGAATGGAAAGTTCTATTGTCGGAACGCAGGACATTCTCCActagttttgttttcttccaGAGTCAATGATGGTATCTGTG ATTGTTGTGATGGGAGTGATGAGTATGGTGGTAATGTGACTTGCCCGAATACATGCTGGGAGGCTGGAAAAGCTGCTCGAGAAAGCCTGAagaaaaaaatcgaaacttATAAACAGGGGCTTGTAGTAAGGAGGAAGGAGATCGAACAGGCGAAAGTGGGTTTGGAGAAAGATGGAGCAGAGTTGAAAAAACTGAAAGGCGAGGAGAAGATTTTGAAAGGGCTCGTTGAACAGCTGAAAG AACGTAAAGAAGAAATTGAGAAGGTAGAAGGGAAGGAGCGTCTCCAGAAAGAAAAGGAGGAGAAGGAAAGGAAAGATGCTGAATTAGCTGCCCAGCCAGGAAAGGGGGACAGTGAAGAGGTGAAGGCAGATGACAATGAAAAAGTTGAAGGAAGCACAGATGGTGAAGAAGAGATGCCGGGAGCTTACCAGGATTCTGAAGATCTGGATGAAAACGAACATCATGATGAGATTGGTAATTACAAGGATTTTCCTACAGACGAG GAGCCAGCAGCTGACACTGAACCAACAAGCATATTGGAAGAGGCTACTCACACTAATCCAGCAGACGAG CATGTTGTGGAGACGAAGAAGGAATCTCCCTCATCTGAGGATTCTATCTCAGATGGATCTGAAAATGATGCTAGTACCAAAAAGGATGATTCTGTATCCGAGAAGAAGGAAGAGTTGTCAAAGGAGGAGCTGGGGCGTCTCGTTGCGTCTCGCTGGACAGGAGAGAAATCTGATAAGCCAACGGAAGCAGATGATATCTCCAAAGCTGATGATCAGGAAAACCATGAGCACACCCCCACCACTCCACATGAAGTAGATGAAGATGATGGGTTTGTCTCAGATGGTGATGAAGATACAGCCGACGAAGGAAAATACAGCGACCATGAACCCGAAGATGATTCCTATGAAGAGGAGCATCGACATGATTCTACTTCTTCCTACAAATCTGATGCAGAGGATGATCTCGACCTATCAG AGATGGCAACCTCAAATCCTACTTGGTTGGAGAAGATACAAAAGACTGTCAAGAACATTTTACAGGCTGTGAATTTGATCCAAACTACCCCAGTGGACAAATCAG AGGCTGATCGGGTACGCAAGGAGTACGATGAGTCGAGCTCAAAACTGAACAAGATACAGTCAAGAGTATCGAGCTTAGAAAAGAAGCTAAAACAAGACTTTG GACCGGAGAAAGAGTTCTATTCATTCCACGGTcgttgttttgagagtaaacagGGCAA GTATACTTACAAAGTCTGCGGGTATAAAGAAGCAACACAAGAGGAAGGACATTCGAAAACTCGGTTAGG GGAATGGGAGAAGTTTGAGAACTCGTACCAGTTCATGACATATACAAACGGAGATAAGTGCTGGAACGGTCCCGATAGAAGCCTAAAG ATTAAGCTAAGATGTGGGTTAAAGAATGAGCTTATGGATGTGGATGAACCAAGCCGTTGCGA ATATGCAGCAGTTTTATCTACTCCAGCTCGATGTTTGGAAGATAAACTTAAA GAACTAGAACAAAAGCTGGAGAAGTTGATGAGCCAAGACCAACCTCACAGTCACGACGAACTCTGA
- the LOC108847397 gene encoding probable pyruvate kinase, cytosolic isozyme translates to MAMMIEQKPKTKIVCTLGPASRSVEMVEKLLKAGMNVARFNFSHGSHEYHQETLDNLRQAMLNTGILCAVMLDTKGPEIRTGFLKDGKPIQLTQGQEITVSTDYDLQGDEETICMSYKKLAEDVNPGMVILCADGTISLLVLSCDTENGTVRCRCENSAMLGERKNVNLPGVVVDLPTLTEKDKEDIMKWGVPNQIDMIALSFVRKGSDLVQVRKLLGDHAKNILLMSKVENQEGVANFDDILVNSDAFMIARGDLGMEIPIEKIFLAQKVMIYKCNIQGKPVVTATQMLESMIKSPRPTRAEATDVANAVLDGTDCVMLSGETAAGAYPELAVRTMAKICVEAESTLDYGDVFKRIMQYSPVPMSPLESLASSAVRTANSARATLIMVLTRGGSTARLVAKYRPGMPILSVVVPEMKTDFFDWSCSDESPARHSLIFRGLIPVLYAGSARASHDESTEEAIEFATQHGKEKQLCKTGDSVVALLRVGNASLIKILTVK, encoded by the exons ATGGCGATGATGATAGAGCAAAAGCCGAAGACGAAGATCGTGTGCACCCTCGGTCCCGCTTCCAGATCCGTTGAGATGGTGGAGAAGCTCCTCAAGGCCGGTATGAACGTCGCTAGGTTCAACTTCTCTCACGGATCTCACGAGTACCACCAGGAGACTCTCGATAACCTCCGTCAAGCCATGCTCAACACTGGCATCCTCTGCGCCGTCATGCTCGACACCAAG GGTCCAGAAATCCGAACCGGTTTCTTGAAGGATGGGAAACCAATCCAGTTGACACAAGGCCAAGAGATCACCGTTTCCACTGACTACGACTTGCAGGGAGACGAGGAAACGATCTGCATGAGTTACAAGAAGCTGGCCGAAGATGTGAACCCGGGGATGGTTATACTCTGTGCCGACGGTACAATCTCGCTACTTGTCCTCTCTTGTGACACAGAGAACGGCACAGTCCGTTGCCGCTGCGAGAACTCTGCGATGCTCGGTGAGAGGAAGAACGTTAATCTCCCTGGTGTCGTTGTGGATCTCCCAACTCTAACTGAGAAAGACAAAGAAGACATCATGAAGTGGGGTGTTCCCAATCAAATCGACATGATCGCTCTGTCTTTTGTCAGAAAAGGTTCGGACTTGGTTCAGGTCAGGAAACTACTCGGAGATCATGCCAAGAACATTCTTCTCATGTCAAAG GTTGAGAACCAAGAAGGTGTGGCCAACTTCGATGACATCTTGGTCAACTCCGACGCCTTTATGATCGCAAGAGGAGATCTCGGCATGGAGATCCCGATTGAGAAGATCTTCTTAGCTCAGAAAGTTATGATCTACAAATGCAACATCCAGGGAAAACCAGTGGTCACAGCGACTCAGATGCTCGAGTCCATGATCAAATCCCCTCGACCCACGAGAGCTGAAGCCACCGACGTAGCGAACGCAGTCCTCGACGGCACCGACTGCGTCATGCTCAGCGGAGAGACCGCAGCTGGAGCTTACCCTGAGCTAGCTGTGCGTACAATGGCTAAGATATGCGTTGAAGCGGAGAGCACGCTTGACTACGGAGACGTCTTCAAGAGAATCATGCAGTACTCTCCGGTTCCGATGTCCCCGCTTGAGTCACTGGCCTCCTCCGCAGTGAGAACAGCTAACTCGGCTAGAGCCACTCTCATCATGGTCCTAACGAGGGGAGGAAGCACGGCGAGGCTTGTGGCTAAGTACAGACCAGGGATGCCTATCTTATCAGTCGTTGTCCCCGAGATGAAAACCGACTTCTTTGACTGGTCTTGCAGCGACGAATCGCCGGCCAGGCACAGCCTCATCTTCCGTGGTTTGATCCCGGTGCTGTACGCAGGGTCTGCAAGAGCCTCG